One genomic region from Dermacentor variabilis isolate Ectoservices chromosome 6, ASM5094787v1, whole genome shotgun sequence encodes:
- the LOC142585640 gene encoding palmitoyltransferase ZDHHC20-B-like, translating into MREAPHGHFAVTASNPPVPARYHMNAANRRMIEESKTYEEKKELLEGLGANRGILTRAADGSVRYCEVCGLVKPDRSHHCSSCRRCILKMDHHCPWLNNCVGFSTYKFFLLTLFYVVVLASYALVSVSSYALDTSSAMGLPTDVLVHTGFLLLAGTALTVLIGGFFIVHLRILGRNETTLETMRPFVFVEPLDSFDLGVRRNVVEVFGSSVILWPFPVDSTPGDGVCFPTKLYPDPETAILPLLRQRTRQLALALPGRDLPVVAPSMETAFVNLMPSCDAARASTIDHAQRKTAATTLPERDIYATAADTSGTSMSSSSEQYRSVRTVSALTGGTGVAPTTPSTALLSPAVRTRPPGQQPTATPGRESPVRAALGRPSLMTTTSQTSFPTLSTR; encoded by the exons GCGGTCACTGCGTCTAACCCGCCCGTGCCAGCGCGGTATCACATGAACGCGGCGAACCGCAGGATGATAGAGGAGAGCAAGACGTACGAGGAGAAGAAGGAGCTGCTCGAGGGACTGGGCGCCAACAGAGGCATCCTGACGCGCGCTGCGGACGGAAGCGTGCGCTACTGCGAAGTGTGCGGACTCGTCAAGCCCGACCGCAGCCACCACTGCTCCTCCTGCCGGAG GTGCATCTTAAAGATGGATCACCACTGTCCCTGGCTCAACAACTGCGTGGGCTTCAGCACCTACAAGTTCTTCCTGCTCACGCTGTTCTACGTGGTGGTGCTGGCGTCGTACGCGCTCGTCAGCGTGTCGTCGTACGCCTTGGACACGTCGAGCGCCATGGGACTGCCCACGGATGTCCTGGTTCACACGGGCTTCCTGCTGTTGGCGGGCACTGCGCTCACGGTTCTCATCGGCGGCTTCTTCATCGTCCACCTGCGCATCCTGGGCCGCAACGAGACCACGCTGGAGACCATGCGCCCTTTCGTGTTCGTCGAGCCCCTCGACTCGTTCGACCTCGGCGTTCGGAGAAACGTTGTCGAG GTCTTTGGCTCCAGCGTCATCCTGTGGCCCTTCCCCGTGGACAGCACTCCGGGAGACGGCGTCTGCTTCCCAACGAAACTCTACCCGGACCCGGAAACCGCCATCTTGCCGCTGCTTCGGCAGCGCACGCGGCAACTGGCACTAGCCCTACCCGGAAGAGACCTCCCGGTCGTGGCACCGTCCATGGAGACCGCCTTCGTGAACCTCATGCCATCGTGCGACGCCGCTCGCGCCTCGACCATCGATCACGCGCAACGTAAGACGGCGGCGACGACACTGCCAGAGCGGGACATCTACGCCACCGCCGCGGACACCTCGGGCACGTCGATGTCTTCATCGTCCGAGCAGTATCGGTCCGTGCGCACGGTATCCGCTCTCACTGGCGGCACGGGGGTGGCGCCGACAACGCCGTCCACGGCACTGCTGTCGCCGGCCGTCCGCACGCGTCCACCAGGGCAGCAGCCGACGGCGACACCCGGCCGAGAATCGCCCGTGCGCGCTGCACTCGGTCGCCCGTCGCTGATGACGACGACGTCCCAGACGTCCTTTCCGACCCTTTCAACACGCTAG